The Nicotiana tabacum cultivar K326 chromosome 14, ASM71507v2, whole genome shotgun sequence genome contains a region encoding:
- the LOC107825946 gene encoding putative calcium-binding protein CML19: MEVYQQQYRRLLDRLDENGDGKISASELQQCVHLIGKDMSYDEAKAAVAAHDSDDDGLLDFDDFVRLVEDGTEEEKARELKEAFRMYEMEGCGCITPESLQRMLDRLGESRTIDECRGMIARYDINGDGLLNFDEFVIMMHC, from the coding sequence ATGGAAGTATACCAGCAGCAGTACAGGCGACTACTTGACCGCCTAGATGAAAACGGAGATGGGAAAATATCAGCATCAGAGTTGCAACAATGTGTACATTTGATTGGCAAAGATATGTCATATGACGAAGCAAAGGCTGCGGTTGCAGCCCATGACTCGGACGATGATGGCTTATTGGATTTCGATGATTTTGTCAGATTAGTAGAAGATGGGACCGAAGAAGAGAAGGCGCGCGAGTTGAAGGAGGCATTTCGGATGTATGAAATGGAGGGATGTGGATGCATTACTCCGGAGAGTTTACAGAGAATGCTCGATAGATTAGGGGAGTCGAGAACTATTGACGAGTGCAGAGGAATGATTGCGAGATATGATATTAATGGCGATGGTTTACTGAATTTTGATGAGTTTGTGATCATGATGCATTGCTAG